The genomic stretch TTTACTCATCTCGTTTACTTCTGAAAATGGAACATTGAAAACACGAGCCACGTCTTTAATCGCCGCTTTGGCAGCAAGGGATCCAAAGGTGATGATTTGTCCCACGCGGTTCTCACCATACCGGTGTTTGATGTAATTGATAACTTCTTCTCGTCTTTCTACGCAAAAATCCGTATCAATATCGGGCATATCCTTTCTGTCGGGGTTAAGAAACCTTTCAAAAAGTAAGTTATAACGAATTGGGTCTACGTTCGTAATTCCAAGTGCAAAAGCAATGATTGATCCTGCTGCCGAACCTCGCCCTGGGCCCACTGGAATTCCTGCTCTTCTAGCAAAATTTATATAATCTTGAACAATGAGAAAGTATCCGGCAAAATGCATATTTCGAATTGTCTGCATCTCATACTCTGTTCTTTCACGCACAATAGGAGTGATCTCTTGGTATTTTTCTTTGATTCCTTCCCAAACTAATTTTTCTAAATAACTATCGGTATCAAAACCAGCAGGCACTTCAAACGGAGGTAATAATGGATTTCCAAATTGAAAGTTAAGAGAACATTTATCGCGAATGGCTAAGGTATTATAAAATGCATCTTTATGATCGGGAAAAATACCCATCATTTCAGCGGGAGATTTTACATAAAAATTATCATTAAACCCAAATCGCATCTCATCATCGATGTTTTTACGCATACCGATGCGAAGTAAGATGTCTTGCGCTTCTCTATCATCTTTTGTTAAAAAGTGAGAATCATTGGTAAGAACGAGTGGAATTCCAGTTCGTTTGGAAAATCCCATAACCGCTTCTGCAACAGTTCGTTGTTCTGGAATTCCATGGTCTTGGATTTCTAAATAAAAATCCTCTTTGCGAAAAATTTCATGTAGCCGACCAGCTAACGCATACGCTTTGTCTTCTTTGCCTTCTAAGATCTTTCGGTTGACCTCTCCCGCAAGACAAGCAGTCAAACAAACAAGGCCTTCACTATGTCGTTCTAATAAATCGTAATCAATCCTTGGTTTGCGATAAAAACCTTCCGTAAAGGATCGACTTGCTAGTTTGATGATATTTCTGTAACCCGTTTCGTTTTTACAAAGTAAAATGATATGATATGCACCACCATCTGCAATTTCATCTAACTCTGTTTCGGCACTTCTGGAAGGAGTTACATAAAACTCACATCCAATGATGGGTTTAACATCGTGTTTGACTGCCTCTTTGTAGAATTCAATGGCCCCATACATGTTTCCGTGGTCTGTGATGGCGACAGAACTCATCCCAAGTTCCTTCACACGTTTCATGAGATCGTTGATTCGTATGGCTCCATCGAGCATGGAATAGGTAGTATGCAAATGAAGGTGGGCGAAATCTTCCATGGCTTGGTGACATAGTAACTCCGACGGCTTCCTACGTAAAGCGCCCCAAGGGCAGAATTTCGGATTTTTTTCGGCCCAAATAGCCAAATCCTAAACCTCCCTGTCCCGTCCAAGCCCAAAAACGATGGAAGCCGATCCTGGTCCTTTTAGACTGGTTTTGTTTATGTCACCATTTTCCCTACCTTCCATTTCTCCCGTAACTGATGTTTTGCGAACTTCCATCCGCAGTAAAATAGACAATAAAACCAAACCCTTGGGTTCCCTTGGTGATTTGGAAACCCTGGCCATGTTACTGGCAGAAATCCAAAATACATTATCCCCTGAGTTAAAAAATCCCAAACTCATTCTGTTTGCAGGTGACCACGGGATTACGGAAGAACCAGTTTCTTTGTATCCGAAAGATGTCACATGGCAGATGGTTCTAAATTTTTTATCAGGTGGAGCCTGCGCCAACGTCTTCGCCAAACACAGTCATATCGACGTGGAAGTAGTTGATGCAGGAGTGGACCACGATTGGGAAGAGAATACTCCAAAACTCATCCAAAGAAAGATTAGAAAAGGGACTTCCAATTTTTTAAAACAAGAAGCAATGTCGATTGAAGAAGCAAAAGAAACCATATTAAGCGGTATCGAACTTCTCTCTGAAAAACAATATGAATCCACCAATATATTTTTATTCGGTGAAATGGGGATTGGAAATACATCTGCAGCATCTCTAATCTTATCTCATCTAACAGAGATTCCACTCAGAAAACTTGTTGGAAGGGGAACGGGTCTCAATAATAGCGGAAAAGAAAATAAATTCAAAATCCTGACAGAAGCATACCAAAGAACAGGAAAACTAAAAGATCCTATCGAAATACTTTCTGAATTTGGCGGATTCGAAATCGGAATGATGGCTGGAGCAATGATTGGAGCCGCAGCACAAAGAAAAACTTTTGTAGTGGATGGATTCATTTCCACTGCGGCCTTTGCAATCGCCTATGCGCTCAATCCAACTGTAAAATCTTATGCGATTTTTTCACATTTGTCAGAAGAAGAAGGTCATACAGTTGTTTTAGAACATTGGAAAATAAAACCTCTCCTTCGACTCAACCTTCGTTTAGGAGAGGGAAGTGGTGCTTTGGCAGCATATCCACTAATTGAACTGAGTGTCAAATTTTTGAATGAAATGGCATCCTTTGCTGATGCTGGTGTAAGTAATACGGATTCTAAATAAACCTAATATGAATTGGATTGTTTCAGAGATTCGCCTATTCTTTGTTTGTTTATCTTTTCTTTCTCGGATTCCCGCACCCCGCTGGATTGGATTCAAAGAAGAATGGTTACACAAATCAATTAAATATTCTCCTTTTGTGGGTATCCTACTGGGAACCTTACAGTGGATCATCTTCATCGTTTTTCAAATGTTTTTGGGACCTGGGATCGCATTTGTGATTTCTGTTGGATTTTTGTTAATCTTAACTGGGGCATTTCATGAAGATGGATTTTCTGATTTTTGTGATGGAATCGGTGGTGGTTGGAAACGAGAAGATATCCTGAGAATCATGAAGGATAGCCGCGTCGGGAGTTTTGGT from Leptospira bourretii encodes the following:
- the cobT gene encoding nicotinate-nucleotide--dimethylbenzimidazole phosphoribosyltransferase, encoding MSPFSLPSISPVTDVLRTSIRSKIDNKTKPLGSLGDLETLAMLLAEIQNTLSPELKNPKLILFAGDHGITEEPVSLYPKDVTWQMVLNFLSGGACANVFAKHSHIDVEVVDAGVDHDWEENTPKLIQRKIRKGTSNFLKQEAMSIEEAKETILSGIELLSEKQYESTNIFLFGEMGIGNTSAASLILSHLTEIPLRKLVGRGTGLNNSGKENKFKILTEAYQRTGKLKDPIEILSEFGGFEIGMMAGAMIGAAAQRKTFVVDGFISTAAFAIAYALNPTVKSYAIFSHLSEEEGHTVVLEHWKIKPLLRLNLRLGEGSGALAAYPLIELSVKFLNEMASFADAGVSNTDSK